ACGAAAACCTTGTCCCCCACAGAGGGAGGCACGTATTCGCCATACTCAACAAATACCCCTACACCTGGGGACACGTAATGATCGCCCCCTACAGACACATCTCCCAGTTTGAGGAGATGACCGCCGAAGAGTGGACCGAGATGGTGGCACTCGCCAGGAGGCTCACGCAGGCCCTGGCCAGGATCGCCGGCGCCAGGGACTTCATAATTGGGATAAACGTGGGCCGCGCCGCCGGGGCGGGGCTGGAAAGTCACATACACCTCCACGTAATCCCCAAAGACACCGAAGTGCCCCCAGCCAGCGACTTGGACCCCGCCCTTGTACAGCTAACCCGCGACCTGCGGAAGGCCCTATGATAAGGAGGATATGTCTAGATCACTTCAGAGGGGTAAAGGCTGGTTGCGTGGAGCTGGGGCGCCGCTCCCTCATCCACGGCCCCCCAAACTCGGGAAAAACCACGTACATAGAAGCCCTCGCCCTCCTCGTCCAGAGCCGGGGAGAGCAGTGGCTGGCGCTGGAGGGCCCCCTCCTAATCGTCCACGAGCCCGAGGACCTGCACCACGGAGGCGACCTCGACAAGCCCTTCGCCGTGGAGTTCACCGCTGAGGTGGGGGCCGGCGAGGTCAGCTACGGCTACAGATACGCCACTGCGACGAACTACGTGGAGCAGTGGGTCGGGATCGGGGGGAGGTTGCTGGCGAGGATGGCTAAGAGGGGGGAGCGCGGCGTCTTGACGCACCCCGTGGAGGCGGAGCTCTGTGCCGCGCCCTACGCGGTGATGAACGAAGACGCACTCATAACCTGCGCCGCGGTGGAGAGCGAAGAGCTTAGAGCCGCCGAGAGAGCCCTCATGGAGCTGAGGATAGGACTGAAAGACAAGTTTTACTTCATCAGCGGCCGGAGGCTCGCCGCGTGGAAATACACATACGAAACCCACGTAGACCTCATGCCGCAGACCAGCGTGGGGCCGGAGGGGCAGTTCACCCCCCACCACCTCTCAAGAGTGCTGACCCTCCCCTCCTACGACCCGGTTAGAGAGGCCCTCTACGCCTACCTACCCGCCGCGGGGGTGGAGGACGTCCGCGTCGGCCTTGTGAAAAGCGGCAGAGTGGCGCTGTACGTTAAGAAGGGCGGGTTGTGGACCAACGCCTACAACGCCGGTAGCTACACCAAGGCAGTCCTCCCAGTCCTCCTCCAGATGCTCCTAGCCAACGAAGGCTCCGCGGTCTTCATAGACGACGCCGATCTAGCAGTCCCCAGCGACAGGGCCGAGGCGCTCCTGTCCACCCTGCTGGAGATCGCCGAGAGGAGGCGCCTCCAGCTGGTGGCCGCCGCCAGAGAGCCCGCCTTCGCCCGCGCCGCCGAGAAGCTCGGCATGAGCATCGCCGCTCTGTGAAGCTGGTGCTAGACACCTCGGCTCTCATCTACATAGTAGAGCGCAGGATAGACATAGGGGTCTTGTTAGAACACGAAATACACATCCCAACGGCCGTGGTGGAGGAGCTCCGCACCCTCTCCGCAAGGAGTAGAAAGGCGAGGGCCGCCGCGCAGTTGCTCCCCCTCCTAAGGCCGAGGATAGTGGAGCGGCGGGGCCCGGCCGACGTCGCCGTGGTGGAGCTGGCGAGGGAGATAGGCGCCGTCTTGGTGACGGGGGACTCCGCCCTGGCCGAGCGCGCCAGGCGCGAGGGGGTGCCCGTGGCCAAGTTCCACAAGGGGCAGCTCGCCATATATTGAGAAGCCGCTTGCTGGGGCGGTGGGCGAAAGTATATAAATAACGGGATACTGCACAGCGTGCCTTTTAGATTAGTCGAGGCGGAGGACTACGTGCGGATCCCCCCCACGGAGTTTGGAAAGCCGCTGGAGGACATCGCCCTACAGCAGTTGAAAAGCCGCTACGAAGGGAGGGTGTTGAGAGAGGTTGGGTACGTCGTAGCGGTGTTGAAGGCCGAGGTGGGGCGGGAGGGGAAGATCGTCTTCGGCGACGGCGGGACCTACCACAAGGCTGTCTTCACAATGCTGACATATATGCCTCTCGACGGCGAGGTGGTGGAGGGAGTCGTGGAGAACGTCAGGGAGATGGGCATGCTAGTCAGGGTGGGGCCCATCCTCGGCTTTATAAACAAGATACACGTCATGGACGAGCCCAACATATTCTTCGACGCAAGCACCAAGAGCTACATCGGCGAGAGGACAAAGCGTAGGGTGTCGGTCGGCGACGTGGTGAGGGCCCGCATCACCGGCGTCAGCTTCACCACCCCCAGAGAGGGCACAGACCTCCTCCTCAGAGTAACCCTCACCATGAGGATGCCCGGCATGGGCAAGCTGGAGTGGCTAAGGGAGAAAAAGCCTGCGGCTAAGAAGACATGAGCGCCAAGAAGAAGACGCTAAGCGGCTACAAGGCGTGCAGGCGGTGCAAGCTAGTGGTGCCAGAAGACGCGAAGCAGTGCCCCAACTGCGGCTCCGAGGAGTTCGCCCCCAGGTGGCGCGGCATGATAGCAGTAATAGACCCCGCCAAGTCGTGCATCGCCAAGAGGCTCGGCATAGAAAAAAGCGGGATATACGCCCTAGAAATAGTAGAGGAGTAATAAGTAGCTAGAGCGGTGAATAAATTGTAGTAGATTTTTTGCAATAACTCTATAATCCGCCTTGGCACTTTGTAATTCGTTGTGCTATGGAGAAGAGGTGTTGCCTGTAGGCCTCTAGTTCTCTTATCAGCGTGGTGTAGTCTAGGGGGTGGGCTGTGAATTCCTCTCCGAGTACTTCGGCGGCGACTGCCCTTAGGGCGCCTCTGGTGACTCTGTCGTATAGGTCTAGTAGCCTCCTGACTCTGGACTCGAATACGTAGTAGTTGGCGACTAGGCGGGCGGCCTCCGCCTCGTCTAGACAGGCGCCGCAGTCCGCCAGCTTTACTAGGGTCTCTATGGCTTCGGCTGTCCGGGCGCCAACGGCTTTGCGGAAGGTCGGCGACTTGGTCTTCTCTCTGAGTATGGCCAGCGCCTCCTGGAGATCCAC
The sequence above is drawn from the Pyrobaculum ferrireducens genome and encodes:
- a CDS encoding DNA-directed RNA polymerase: MPFRLVEAEDYVRIPPTEFGKPLEDIALQQLKSRYEGRVLREVGYVVAVLKAEVGREGKIVFGDGGTYHKAVFTMLTYMPLDGEVVEGVVENVREMGMLVRVGPILGFINKIHVMDEPNIFFDASTKSYIGERTKRRVSVGDVVRARITGVSFTTPREGTDLLLRVTLTMRMPGMGKLEWLREKKPAAKKT
- a CDS encoding HIT domain-containing protein; amino-acid sequence: MGYRVVYAPWRYRYIKNIGKEGCFLCRAAGEPHRDDENLVPHRGRHVFAILNKYPYTWGHVMIAPYRHISQFEEMTAEEWTEMVALARRLTQALARIAGARDFIIGINVGRAAGAGLESHIHLHVIPKDTEVPPASDLDPALVQLTRDLRKAL
- a CDS encoding PIN domain-containing protein, which encodes MKLVLDTSALIYIVERRIDIGVLLEHEIHIPTAVVEELRTLSARSRKARAAAQLLPLLRPRIVERRGPADVAVVELAREIGAVLVTGDSALAERARREGVPVAKFHKGQLAIY
- a CDS encoding ATP-binding protein, which translates into the protein MIRRICLDHFRGVKAGCVELGRRSLIHGPPNSGKTTYIEALALLVQSRGEQWLALEGPLLIVHEPEDLHHGGDLDKPFAVEFTAEVGAGEVSYGYRYATATNYVEQWVGIGGRLLARMAKRGERGVLTHPVEAELCAAPYAVMNEDALITCAAVESEELRAAERALMELRIGLKDKFYFISGRRLAAWKYTYETHVDLMPQTSVGPEGQFTPHHLSRVLTLPSYDPVREALYAYLPAAGVEDVRVGLVKSGRVALYVKKGGLWTNAYNAGSYTKAVLPVLLQMLLANEGSAVFIDDADLAVPSDRAEALLSTLLEIAERRRLQLVAAAREPAFARAAEKLGMSIAAL
- the spt4 gene encoding transcription elongation factor subunit Spt4, with the protein product MSAKKKTLSGYKACRRCKLVVPEDAKQCPNCGSEEFAPRWRGMIAVIDPAKSCIAKRLGIEKSGIYALEIVEE